Sequence from the candidate division KSB1 bacterium genome:
GCTTAGTGGTGGACAGTGATTTCAAACATTTCAAAAGCGCCTATGGCCCAAACATTAATACTGTAATTACATTTTTTAAAGGGCGCAAACCTGAACCACAAAAAGCAATCACTTTTGCGAGATTTACAGGTCAATTTGATGCCGGTTTGCTTCCATCATCAGGCGATACAATTAATAAAGCGCTCGCAAATGTAAAATTTCTACAATATAGGTACGATTCACCGACGCTACAAAAAACAAAATGGGGGATTTTGCTATCGTTGGAAGACACTGCTTTAGATTTGCTTTCTATTTTAGAAAAGTGCGCTACGCCAATAGAGCACATTTCTATAGCAAGCTTCTCTGTCGGGCAAGGGCTGAATTTAACAAAGGAATATTTTTTGAATGATATCCAGATAAAAAAATTATCATTCATACGCAAGGCAATGATTCCGATCTTTACTTCAGTAGATGGAGCCCCATTTCAAATAATCAAAACATGTCAATACCTGGCCGATACCCGGCGATTGAATAAAGAAGAATTGGAGGAACTTCGAAAGCATGGCATTGCATCTTTTGATCCCAGCGCTACGAAAAAGACTCCACCGGTGCTAATACTCCCGCGTGGGATTGGAAGACATTTTTGCGCTATCAATAGAGCAAAAGCATATTCAGCAAGTGCTGTTGATATTTACGCAAAGGAAAGCTCAATTAATGAAGATATGTTACTAAATCTCTGGATAATATTAAATTCTTCTATAACATGGTTAATGCGAGAAGTTTCCGGACGGAAAAATTTAGGTGGCGGAATGTTAAAAGCAGAAGCAACAGATTTAGCTTCTCTCCCATTATATATGGACCTCGGGGAAAAACGCTCAATCAAAAAAATTGCTGAGAAACTATGGGCTCGTGAAGCTCTCGATCCAATTTTAGAACTTGAAACTGAGGAACATCGTGCAATAGATGCGCTTGTTTTTGATTCTCTTAATTTAAGTGAAAAAAATCGAAAACAAATCCTTGACAGCCTAAAAAAGAAACTTATCGAGCGTACAAGCAAAGCCAAGACATAAAAAAATTTGGCGTATTATGCCCTATCTAGGAATTTTATTTTAGCGCGAGATCGACCAACACGTCTACCGTCTCTACGGCCTGACGCCGGAGGAGATTAAAATCGTGGAGGAAGGGGCGGGAAAATGAACTTTCGCTTCTCCAAGCATGCCGAATCGGAAATGGAATTACGGGGGATTCCGCGCGAGCAGGCGGATGAGGTACTGCTCCGGCCCCAGCAGATTGTTTAGGAGCGGCCGCCCCTAAAGGCATATCAGTCGCAGGTGAACGTCGGGGGTAAAATGATGCTGCTGCGCGCCATTGTGAATGATACCGTAGAACCTGCCGTTGTGGTAACCGTTTACCGTACAAGCAGAATCAGCAAATATTGGAGACAGCCATGAAAATAACTTATGATCCGGAAGTGGACGTGCTGCGGATCCTTTTCCGCAACGTCCCCATAGAGGAAAGTGACGAGGACAAGCCCGGAATCATTCTCGACTATGACAAGGACGGCAATCTTGTCGGAATGGAGATTCTTGACGCCTCAAAACGTACTGATAATCCTTGGGCAATCGACTTTACCGTAACGGAGCCTGCCTCTGTCGTCTGCGAAAAGCCGAAAAAATATGGTTCATAAACTTGTACCGCGGGCAAACCTTTAGACCCCTGGAAGGCAGAAAATGGGGGGTGTTGCCGGCAACAGAAGCATCGGATGCGGCGCATATGCTGCCCCTCCGGCCTGACGTCGGAGGAGATCAACATCGTCGAGGAGGAGACAGATTGAAAATGCCTGATCGTTGTTTTTAGGATTAGCGTCTTTTCA
This genomic interval carries:
- a CDS encoding DUF2283 domain-containing protein, with translation MKITYDPEVDVLRILFRNVPIEESDEDKPGIILDYDKDGNLVGMEILDASKRTDNPWAIDFTVTEPASVVCEKPKKYGS
- a CDS encoding DUF4258 domain-containing protein; translated protein: MNFRFSKHAESEMELRGIPREQADEVLLRPQQIV